TGGAACCATCGATTAACTAAATCCGCGACATGATAATCATTACACTCTGCTGTTATCTCAATAATAGACTGATCAACACGAATGTGTGTAATAGCTCTATTTGTCTCATTATAGAACTTCGAGTCCGACGGAATACAACCAAGCGTAGAGAGCAGCACTTCCGAGACACGATTACTGTCAATATCTAGCAGGTCACCTAGCCTTAACATGGCCGCCACGAATCGCGGATGACAATCTTCTACCCCACATCCTGAGGATTCTACAGGCTGCAGTTTCATAACTTCTTCCACATCTTTTGCATGGCAATCACAAATAGATCTCAATATCCGAATTATTCTCTCCGGTATCGGATTACCTGGGAAATGCAGAGAATCTTCCTTCTCGATTCTTTTCCCAGAGCGTTCAGAATGCTTATCGCGAATAAAAGCCGCCAATAAAAAACGCGCGCACTCATAACTCTCAGAAGTCAATTGCTCATTCTTATAAAAGAGCTTTTCCGCTCTAACTTCAAATAAATTCGCATACTGATGTAAAGGGGAAAACTTGTCCTGTTGTATGTCTTTTACAAATTTGATGAACTTGCTCCCATCTTCAAACAATTTGTGTTTATCTTCTCCCGTCACCACCATGCCACAGTCATGATAATATGCCGCAGCCAATAAAAGCCACAAATCAACAACCGAAAGCTTCTTTACGCTATCCGGACCTATAATCCTTACGATATTATTGAGAATAGCATCAGAATGTGTCGAATTATGGAGGCTATAGTGTGGGAATATATGAGAAATCGTATCTAACATCTGTGGCAAATAAGATTTCGCAAATTTCCATTGCTCAGAATAGATTTGACCTTCTTGAAAATTTTCCGTCTTTTTAAACAATGCCTCTTCAATAATATTCATATTCGTCTTATCTAAATTGTTATCAATCAATTCAAAGTACAGCCAACACCCCCCCTGTCCCTTTTAAAACACCTCGCAAAAACACAACCAATAGCACATGGGAAATAACCTGGCATTTATTCTATACGCGATAGCAATTGATCACGATCCGAAGACTAGGCAAATCAACATGTGTTAAACTGGCGCACACTCTGTTCTTGTCGTGAATTTACCGAAAATTATTTCTAAAACAAATAATCGCAAGGCCACAAGTGGGTGGATTTGCGATTATTAGGTCGAATTTGAAAGAATTTGTATCTCGGACGACAGGGATGGGGGCGGAGAGGAGATTCTTCGCGATGCTCAGAATGACAGAGGATATGCCCGGTGAAGCCGGACACGACGCAACAAGGGCCGGACAGGACACGGGCAACGGCCGCGCAGGGACGGCAGGCGCCGGGCTACCGGAACCAGGCGGTCCAGACGGGCCAGTTGACGATGGCGGAGATGGTCAGGGCCACCGCGGCGAGGATCAGGAGGATCCGGAGGTTGGCGGGGACTTTGTCGCGCCAGAAGCGGAAGTGGAGCTGTTCGTCGATCCAGTCGTAGTCTTTCTCTGCGAAGAATTTGAAGTTGGCGTACCAGGTTGCGAAGAGGATCTGGCGGGGGTTGGTGGAGGCGATAAACTCGATGGTGAGGGTCGAGAGTTCGTCCTCCTCTTCCCGGAAGGTCGCGTTCGGGTCGGCGTTGTTCTTCACCTTGCAGTAGAGCGTCTCGAGGTCGTGCAGCATGTCCATCGTGCGCTTGCCGCGCTCGCCGTATTCGTGCGCGGGGTATTTCTCGATGTACAGGGTCAGGATGCCGAGCAGCGTCAGGCAGACGGCCACGCCGGTGAGCTGGAAGACCGGCGCCACGAGCGCCAGGATGCCGACGGCCATCGACACGAACGAAATCACGACCGGCACCTTGTCGGCGATGTCGTGGGTCGCGAAATTGAGGTTGGCGGCATAGCCGACCTCGAAGCCCCGCTGGGCGATCCTCTTGAGGAGGTCTTCGCGGGTCTTGGGAATCGGCAGGGAACTCAGTTCCTGCTTCGAAGGCGCCGTCGGCTGCAGCTTCTCGCTCTTGGGCGTTTTAGGTTTCACATGTTCTTCCATAACTGGCAGAATTTCAGGTTTCTACGAAGTTATGAAGAAATCGCGCATTTGCAAGGGCGCCCGCCAGCGTCGAGATCCTTCGCTGCGCTCAGGATGACAGGTGTGTGGGGAGGAGCGGCGCGAAAGGCACGCACCAACGTCTTTCCATCCTATCACAATAAAATGATATTGATAATAGAAATAAAGGTTTATCTTTGCAAAAACTGTAGCTATTTATCTCACTAAAGATTCAGAAGAAGTATTTAATCACATGAAAATAAGAGAATTATCAGGAACTGCTGTTTTAGCGATATTTTGTATATCACTATACTCCTGCTGTGAAAAAGGATTGATATACGATGATGCCGATATTAACAATTATCGGATAGCTTTTAAAGAAGTAGAATCATCGCAAGAAGATGAACTTCAGATTATTACAGATGAGTATTCAAAGTCCCTTACAGGGGATTTTGGCCTTTTTACGAGAAAAGGTTTAGCCTCAGACTGTGACAAAGAGGTTATATTGGCCTGCAAAGATGCTGAGAACAAACTAAACGATGTTAGTTTTAGTGGGCACTATACTATCGAAGCTGTAAGAATAGCTGAAAGCGACGAAAAGTTGTTATATTCAAAGACTTATTCACCCACTAATACAACGAAATTGTTGCAACAATTATCTTGGGAACAAGGTCGCTTTACTACTACAGGAGCGAAAGCTCCTAACGATAACGTTATTAGAACAGCCATCCCCATAATAGTGAGTCAGGGAGAGAAGTATACTATTGAAGCAGCAAGTGGCACTGTAATTTTAGGCTTCTATTATAACAGCAATGGACAATTAGCATCTCCTTATTTCTCAATTAAAAGTGGGAGCACAATCACCATTCCTCGTGGTGTGTATTACATGCATATTTCTTATCGTAGTAAAGAGAATATTGACGTTTCATATGCTGCGACATTCAATATGTACCAGATAATGGAAAGCAACATTCAATTTCCTCTTGAAGAAAAGTTGTTGACTATTATTGATGACGATGGTAACGTTGGGTATTATAATGATATTTATCCTGTCGCTAAAGCCAAGAAAGTATCGATATCCTCTGCTATTATCGCTGGGAGAGTCGGAAATAAGTATTATATGACTTGGGATAACATTGAAGACGCATATCGTAATGGCATGGAAATATTATGTCATACTTATAGCCATGTATTAACTACAGATGATGGTTGGCCGTATGATTTAGAGTTTTTTGAAGAAGACTATAGAAAAGCGAAAAACATTTTAGAAGATCATGGCATAACTCCTTCTCTATTGGTTTTTAGTGGTTCATCAGGCCTATATGACATATGTCAAGAAGCATGTAAAAGGGTTTCGTTCGAAGGCGCTTTTCTCGCAGGAGACAATCATATTACCTTTGGAGACACAGACAGGTACAAAATTCCTCGTTTTAGAATAGGAAACAATTCAAATTATCATTGGGAATTGCCATTGCTGAAGGGCATGATTAACAAGCTATCATCATCTGGAGGATGGATGATATGGATGATGCATACTTCAAGCTCTAAAGGATGGGTCAGGGGCAAGGGAGAAGGCACTTCTGCTTATATGCTTGGTGAAATAATAGATTATGCCAGAGAGCACAACATTAGAATTGTAACAGCAGAATATGGATTCGAGAAGACCTATATAAATGGTTTACAATAGGAATTATATCTATAGCACGTTACTTCTATAAAACTTAGCCACCGCACGAACGCCGTGGAATAAAAGTTCCATATAATCAGTATCGTTTAATAGTAAGTCCGGCTGTTTCGTGGACATCGCTATTAATCGATCCATTGCAGCATTGCGCAGCAGGGTTTTGGTTGAATCGACCAAAAGATTGAGTCTATACTCCCGGACATACGCCTAGGCGACGTTGACGGAAAATCAGGAATTGCTGGGGAAAACGGAAAGGTCCCCGGTTGTGAACGGGGACCCTCCAGGATTTCCCGGGGTTTTCTGTCCAGGAATGGGAATTTCTATTATTTGGCGGCCCGGGGCTAGAGCACCCGGACGCGGAGCTTGGCGTAGGCGCGCTCGACCTTGGCGAGCGCGGCCTCCACGCTCTCGGCGCGGGCCAGCAGGACGCCCATGCGGCGGTGGCCCTTGATGAAGGGCTTGCCGAAGAGGCGGATCTGCACGTCGGGCTCGGCGAGGACTTCCTCCAGGTTCTCGAACTCGACCATCGTCGTGTCGCCCTCGACCACGATGGCCTTGGAGGCGCTGGGGCCGAAGAAATTGACCTTCGGAATCGGCAACCCGAGGACGGCGCGCGCATGCAGCGCGAACTCGGAGAGATCCTGGGAAATCATCGTGACCATGCCGGTGTCGTGCGGGCGCGGCGATACCTCGCTGAACAGCACCTCGTCGCCGCAGACGAACATCTCCACGCCGAAGATGCCGTAGCCGCCGAGGGCGTCCGTCACCTTCTTGGCGATGTCCTGCGCCTGGGCGAGCGCCGTGGCGCTCATCGGCTGCGCCTGCCAGGACTCGCGGTAGTCGCCGTCCACCTGGTGGTGGCCAATGGGGTTCAGGAAAGTGGTGCCGCCGCTGTGGCGGACGGTCAGGAGCGTGATCTCGTAGTCAAACTTGACGAATCCCTCCACAATCACCTCGCCGCCGCCGGCGCGGCCGCCCTCCTGCGCGATGCGCCAGGAGGCGTCCGCGTCGCCCGGCGTCTTGCACACGCTCTGCCCGTGGCCCGACGAGCTCATGATCGGCTTCACCACGCAGGGCGTTCCGACCGCCGCGATGGCCGCGTCGAACTCTTCGCGCGTAGCCGCGAAACGGTAGGGCGACGTGGGCAGCCCCAGCGTCTCGTGCGCCAGTTGGCGGATGCCCTTGCGGTTCATCGTCAGGAACGCCGCGTTGGCCGTCGGGATCACGTTATACCCCTCCTTCTCCAGCTCCACGAGCGTAGGCGTGGCGATGGCCTCCACCTCCGGAATGATGATGTCCGGCTTCTCCTGCTCGATGATCTCGCGCAGCCGCGCGCCGTCCAGCATCGACAGCACATAGCTGCGGTGCGCCACCTGCATCGCAGGCGCGTTCTCATACCGGTCGAGCGCAATCACCTCGACGCCAAAACGCTGTAACTCAATGGCAACTTCCTTGCCCAATTCTCCCGAACCGCACAGCAGCGCCTTCTTGGCGACAGCAGTGAGCGGAGTTCCGATTTTTGTCATATGGATTTAATTGAAATTAGGGCACAAAAATACGGAAAAATCGCCAATCTTCGAACGCCGGAGGCAAAACAAAAGCACCCTGGCCGAAGGGGTCAGGGTGCTTTATTTATGCGGCCGCGGAGGGCCGGGAGATCAGCGGGCGGAGCCGGGGAGGACGATGCCCTCGGGGAGGCCGGCGACCTCGTGCCCGGGGCAGAGGGCGCGGCCGGCGGCGAGGGCGAGGATGCGCTCGCGGGAGGCCGCGGCGAGCGCCTTGTCCCCACCCGGGAGGGTGGTGACCACGGCGATGCCGGGGATGTAGGCGTCACCCGTGAAGAGGTAGCCGTCCACCTCGAAGGTCAGGCAGGAAGGATGGTGCCCCGGCGTCTCGTAGACCGCCGCGGCGACGCCGTCGAAGAGC
The sequence above is a segment of the Bacteroidales bacterium WCE2004 genome. Coding sequences within it:
- a CDS encoding Peptidoglycan/xylan/chitin deacetylase, PgdA/CDA1 family, whose amino-acid sequence is MKIRELSGTAVLAIFCISLYSCCEKGLIYDDADINNYRIAFKEVESSQEDELQIITDEYSKSLTGDFGLFTRKGLASDCDKEVILACKDAENKLNDVSFSGHYTIEAVRIAESDEKLLYSKTYSPTNTTKLLQQLSWEQGRFTTTGAKAPNDNVIRTAIPIIVSQGEKYTIEAASGTVILGFYYNSNGQLASPYFSIKSGSTITIPRGVYYMHISYRSKENIDVSYAATFNMYQIMESNIQFPLEEKLLTIIDDDGNVGYYNDIYPVAKAKKVSISSAIIAGRVGNKYYMTWDNIEDAYRNGMEILCHTYSHVLTTDDGWPYDLEFFEEDYRKAKNILEDHGITPSLLVFSGSSGLYDICQEACKRVSFEGAFLAGDNHITFGDTDRYKIPRFRIGNNSNYHWELPLLKGMINKLSSSGGWMIWMMHTSSSKGWVRGKGEGTSAYMLGEIIDYAREHNIRIVTAEYGFEKTYINGLQ
- a CDS encoding formate-dependent phosphoribosylglycinamide formyltransferase; this translates as MTKIGTPLTAVAKKALLCGSGELGKEVAIELQRFGVEVIALDRYENAPAMQVAHRSYVLSMLDGARLREIIEQEKPDIIIPEVEAIATPTLVELEKEGYNVIPTANAAFLTMNRKGIRQLAHETLGLPTSPYRFAATREEFDAAIAAVGTPCVVKPIMSSSGHGQSVCKTPGDADASWRIAQEGGRAGGGEVIVEGFVKFDYEITLLTVRHSGGTTFLNPIGHHQVDGDYRESWQAQPMSATALAQAQDIAKKVTDALGGYGIFGVEMFVCGDEVLFSEVSPRPHDTGMVTMISQDLSEFALHARAVLGLPIPKVNFFGPSASKAIVVEGDTTMVEFENLEEVLAEPDVQIRLFGKPFIKGHRRMGVLLARAESVEAALAKVERAYAKLRVRVL